From Planctomycetota bacterium, a single genomic window includes:
- a CDS encoding extracellular solute-binding protein: MARHGERLLAALLLAAAGCEKAQTGSDGPATLEFAIFEGGYGLGWHERTSRAYEALAPGVRVSLWGSPRVSEKLRPRILRGNPPELALCDLPIWLLMQGGKLRPLDLSRPAYGQPGKTWGDTFLPGVLDLTTYQGHCLAIPTEFGGWVIWYDRKLWRDRGWQVPRTWADFERVCQEIKKAGLAPFAFQGKYPSYAIGTFFGLVQRAGGLEAFAATQNLEPGAWLAPPVAEAARLMQHIALDYFDPNCMALSHIESQMEFVNRRCAMVACGLWLKHEMEQNTPPDFELSCFDLPPLRPDVPYMWQGGGSHICMVFRDAPHAEQAEDFLRFLTSRQNMARWIEHSGSLAPVRGAADDVALPPDLKAAKELMDKAAYSFQSRLSFFYPGLGQTMVDQIRFLITGQCRPEAFCQAMEAACQTVRGNPRIPKAPPMEVPAKFRRASP, from the coding sequence TTGGCTCGCCACGGTGAACGCCTGCTGGCCGCCCTGTTGCTGGCCGCGGCCGGCTGCGAGAAGGCACAGACTGGCTCGGACGGCCCGGCGACGCTCGAGTTCGCCATCTTCGAGGGCGGCTACGGCCTCGGCTGGCACGAGCGGACCAGCCGCGCCTACGAGGCGCTCGCGCCCGGCGTGCGCGTGAGCCTGTGGGGCTCGCCACGCGTGAGCGAGAAGCTGCGGCCGCGCATTCTCCGGGGCAATCCGCCCGAGCTCGCGCTGTGCGACCTGCCGATCTGGCTGCTGATGCAGGGCGGCAAGCTCCGCCCGCTCGACCTCTCGCGCCCCGCGTACGGCCAGCCCGGCAAGACGTGGGGCGACACCTTCCTGCCCGGCGTGCTCGACCTCACCACCTATCAGGGCCACTGCCTCGCCATTCCCACGGAGTTCGGCGGGTGGGTGATCTGGTACGACCGGAAGCTCTGGCGCGACCGCGGCTGGCAGGTGCCGCGCACGTGGGCCGACTTCGAGCGCGTGTGCCAGGAGATCAAGAAGGCGGGCCTCGCGCCCTTCGCCTTCCAGGGCAAATACCCCAGCTACGCCATCGGCACCTTCTTCGGCCTGGTGCAGCGCGCGGGCGGCCTCGAGGCCTTCGCCGCCACGCAGAACCTCGAGCCCGGGGCCTGGCTGGCGCCCCCCGTAGCCGAGGCCGCCCGGCTTATGCAGCATATCGCCCTCGACTACTTCGACCCCAATTGCATGGCCCTCAGCCACATCGAGAGCCAGATGGAGTTTGTGAACCGCCGCTGCGCCATGGTCGCCTGCGGCCTGTGGCTCAAGCACGAGATGGAGCAGAACACGCCGCCCGACTTCGAGTTGAGCTGCTTCGACCTGCCCCCGCTGCGCCCCGACGTGCCCTACATGTGGCAGGGCGGCGGCAGCCACATCTGCATGGTGTTCCGCGACGCGCCCCACGCGGAGCAGGCCGAGGATTTCCTCCGCTTCCTCACCTCGCGCCAGAACATGGCCCGGTGGATCGAGCACTCGGGCAGCCTGGCGCCCGTGCGGGGCGCGGCCGACGACGTGGCGCTGCCGCCCGACCTCAAGGCCGCCAAGGAGCTGATGGACAAGGCGGCCTACTCGTTCCAGTCGCGGCTGAGCTTCTTCTACCCGGGGCTGGGCCAGACGATGGTGGACCAGATCCGCTTCCTCATCACCGGCCAGTGCCGCCCCGAGGCATTCTGCCAGGCGATGGAGGCGGCCTGCCAGACGGTGCGCGGGAACCCGCGAATCCCCAAGGCGCCGCCGATGGAGGTGCCCGCGAAGTTCCGGAGGGCGTCGCCATGA
- a CDS encoding sugar ABC transporter permease, with protein sequence MRPSRWMIALFLLPAVALYTVFVLIPALSAFGYSFTDFTGVTRPRWVGLENFAELAGTGSDFTAALLNNLFIILVPGTATLLVALAFAFFIDQQLHGSRLFRVVFFFPNILPLAATAALWILVFSATDIGAVNRVLRAMGFAPVQFMSSANLLRSLVPILVWGGAGFYMILFLAAMSSIPSTLYEAARMDGAGLWHQFRHVTLPLLRDTIAMCLIFAIIGGLKFFDLIWIFEKQYPTQDSHVVATLIYSMAFNQYRSGYGAAMSIVQFVLILAVTLVSLKLFRKERLEY encoded by the coding sequence ATGAGGCCCTCGCGCTGGATGATCGCCCTCTTCCTGCTCCCCGCGGTGGCCCTCTACACGGTGTTCGTCCTCATCCCCGCCCTCAGCGCCTTCGGCTACAGCTTCACCGACTTCACCGGCGTCACCAGGCCGCGGTGGGTCGGCCTCGAGAACTTCGCCGAGCTGGCGGGCACGGGCAGCGATTTCACGGCGGCGCTCCTCAACAACCTCTTCATCATCCTCGTGCCGGGCACGGCCACGCTGCTCGTGGCCCTGGCCTTCGCCTTCTTCATTGACCAGCAACTGCACGGCAGCCGCCTCTTCCGGGTGGTGTTCTTCTTCCCGAACATCCTGCCGCTGGCGGCCACCGCGGCGTTGTGGATCCTCGTGTTCTCCGCCACCGACATCGGGGCGGTCAACCGCGTGCTGCGGGCGATGGGCTTCGCGCCCGTGCAGTTCATGAGCTCGGCCAACCTGCTCCGCTCCCTCGTGCCAATCCTGGTGTGGGGCGGCGCCGGCTTCTACATGATCCTCTTCCTCGCCGCGATGAGCAGCATCCCCTCGACCCTCTACGAGGCGGCGCGGATGGACGGCGCGGGCCTCTGGCACCAGTTCCGCCACGTCACCCTCCCGCTCCTGCGCGACACCATCGCCATGTGCCTGATCTTCGCCATCATCGGCGGGCTGAAGTTCTTCGACCTCATCTGGATCTTCGAGAAGCAGTACCCGACCCAGGACTCGCACGTCGTGGCCACGCTCATCTACTCGATGGCCTTCAACCAGTACCGCAGCGGCTACGGCGCCGCGATGTCCATCGTGCAGTTCGTCCTGATCCTGGCGGTGACGCTGGTGAGCCTGAAGCTCTTCCGCAAGGAACGGCTGGAATACTGA
- a CDS encoding carbohydrate ABC transporter permease, giving the protein MTRWTLVGTLVLGLLALVAGLAWLLHRRRGHTRGEALVRSAGYVLLWTQFLLVVTPFLWVILTSLKPSREILESPFALPRVLREPTAAHWRQTADNYATAWTKSHFRDYFANSVKIAACAVVLTVGLAAMAAYVLARFEFPGRKVLYLLFLAGMMFPAQLILVPLFFQFSWMSDQLSAVTLAVSRALGVGPYRVQMHNSHVTLVLLYTAVSLPFSVFVLTNFMRTIPSELREAALIDGATEWQAFWRVMLPMARPGLTSVAIFNFLGVWNEYLYALVFLDDEAMRTLPLGLASVSILADYKSDYGLMFAGLVITVLPILAAYLLLQRHLTRGVTLGALKG; this is encoded by the coding sequence ATGACGCGCTGGACGCTCGTGGGAACTCTCGTGCTCGGCCTGCTCGCGCTGGTCGCGGGCCTGGCCTGGCTCCTGCACCGGCGGCGGGGCCACACGCGGGGCGAGGCGCTGGTGCGGTCGGCGGGCTACGTGCTGCTCTGGACGCAGTTCCTCCTCGTCGTGACGCCGTTCCTGTGGGTGATCCTCACGTCGCTCAAGCCGAGCCGCGAGATTCTCGAATCGCCGTTCGCCCTGCCCCGCGTGCTCCGCGAGCCCACGGCCGCGCACTGGCGGCAGACGGCCGACAACTACGCCACGGCCTGGACGAAGTCCCACTTCCGCGACTACTTTGCCAACAGCGTGAAGATCGCGGCCTGCGCGGTGGTGCTCACGGTGGGCCTCGCGGCGATGGCGGCCTATGTGCTCGCGCGATTCGAGTTCCCCGGCCGCAAGGTCCTCTATCTGCTCTTTCTAGCCGGGATGATGTTTCCGGCTCAGCTCATCCTCGTGCCGCTCTTCTTCCAGTTCTCGTGGATGTCCGACCAGCTCTCCGCCGTCACGCTCGCCGTCAGCAGGGCGTTGGGCGTCGGGCCGTACCGGGTCCAGATGCACAACAGCCACGTGACTCTGGTCCTGCTCTACACGGCGGTGAGCTTGCCCTTCAGCGTGTTCGTGCTCACGAACTTCATGCGCACGATCCCGTCGGAGCTCCGCGAGGCGGCGCTGATAGACGGCGCCACCGAGTGGCAGGCCTTCTGGCGGGTGATGCTGCCGATGGCGAGGCCCGGCCTCACGAGCGTGGCGATCTTCAACTTCCTCGGCGTCTGGAACGAGTACCTCTACGCCCTGGTGTTCCTCGACGACGAGGCGATGCGCACCCTGCCGCTGGGCCTCGCCAGCGTCTCGATTCTCGCCGACTACAAGAGCGACTACGGCCTGATGTTCGCCGGCCTCGTCATCACCGTGCTGCCGATCCTCGCGGCCTACCTGCTCTTGCAGCGCCACCTGACTCGCGGCGTGACCCTCGGCGCGCTGAAGGGGTAG
- a CDS encoding discoidin domain-containing protein: MGVAGTRTIWGGWAAAGLAAGACLFCCASAAGEPAPGKVALVLELPRPRFIGTPINLKTPNLEKPRQGKRPDLLVPAGLTNVALNKPVTASDTSPIMGELSQVTDGDKDGIEGSYVEIGPGKQWFQVDLKERYQVFAVVVWHYHAQARVYHDVVVQVSDDPKFARDVRTLYNNDHDNSLGLGVGRDKEYIDTHEGLLLDAGGVEARYVRLWGNGNTENGLNHCTEIEVYGRRPAAP, from the coding sequence ATGGGTGTGGCAGGAACCAGAACGATATGGGGAGGATGGGCAGCCGCGGGCCTCGCGGCCGGGGCCTGCCTGTTCTGCTGCGCCAGCGCGGCGGGCGAGCCCGCGCCGGGCAAAGTGGCGCTGGTCCTCGAGCTGCCCCGGCCGCGATTCATCGGCACGCCGATCAACCTCAAGACCCCCAACCTCGAGAAGCCCCGCCAGGGGAAGCGTCCGGACCTCCTGGTCCCTGCGGGCCTCACCAATGTGGCGCTCAACAAGCCGGTCACGGCCAGCGACACCTCGCCCATCATGGGCGAACTGAGCCAGGTTACGGACGGCGATAAGGATGGCATCGAGGGGAGCTATGTGGAGATCGGCCCGGGCAAGCAGTGGTTCCAGGTGGACCTCAAGGAGCGTTACCAGGTCTTCGCCGTTGTCGTATGGCATTACCACGCCCAGGCGCGGGTCTACCACGACGTGGTCGTCCAGGTCTCCGACGATCCGAAGTTCGCACGTGACGTCCGCACCCTCTACAACAACGACCACGATAACTCACTCGGCCTCGGCGTCGGCAGGGACAAGGAGTACATAGACACCCACGAGGGGCTCCTCCTTGACGCGGGCGGCGTCGAGGCCCGCTACGTCCGCCTCTGGGGCAACGGGAACACGGAGAACGGCCTGAATCACTGCACCGAGATCGAGGTGTACGGCAGGAGGCCTGCCGCGCCGTAG
- a CDS encoding ThuA domain-containing protein — translation MRALGNLWGLVVAAVALGGEAVKEPPPTWPWPGPTPPEQREAMMKRTFLIQPAPQDMKTIEELAPDKPPAAPQKPRKLLLWGRVWTHMANPMTEETVKTLGRKTGAFEVVVTDDPQMLLPEKLKGFDAIFLNGLHDPTPFLPHWLKSMPKEEQEAAIALDQKVKASILKFVGEDGKGIAGIEGSICALRDWKEFGELMGAFYAGHYVGNFVLKVDDPAHPLTACLAGQAFKVFDQGYVPGPPYSPKKVRVLLSLDLTQTPDPVADPKAAWLKPSVEKLEQSTGRREYPISWVKSYGKGRVFYLSLGVQKAPYSNPLFMRYLLGGIQFALGDLPGDTTPSEK, via the coding sequence GTGAGAGCGCTCGGGAATCTCTGGGGTCTCGTGGTCGCGGCAGTGGCGCTCGGCGGCGAAGCCGTGAAGGAGCCCCCGCCCACCTGGCCCTGGCCGGGGCCTACCCCGCCAGAGCAGCGGGAGGCCATGATGAAGAGGACCTTCCTCATCCAGCCCGCGCCGCAGGACATGAAGACCATCGAGGAGCTTGCGCCGGACAAGCCTCCCGCGGCGCCACAGAAGCCCCGCAAGCTCCTCCTCTGGGGCCGGGTCTGGACCCACATGGCCAACCCCATGACCGAGGAAACGGTGAAGACCCTGGGCCGGAAGACAGGCGCCTTCGAGGTCGTGGTCACCGACGACCCGCAGATGCTCCTGCCGGAGAAGCTCAAGGGCTTCGATGCCATCTTCCTCAACGGCCTGCACGACCCCACCCCCTTCCTGCCGCACTGGCTGAAGAGCATGCCCAAGGAGGAGCAGGAGGCCGCGATTGCCTTGGACCAGAAGGTCAAGGCCAGCATCCTCAAGTTCGTCGGCGAGGACGGCAAGGGCATCGCCGGCATCGAGGGCTCCATCTGCGCCCTGCGGGACTGGAAGGAGTTCGGCGAGCTGATGGGCGCCTTCTACGCCGGCCACTACGTAGGCAACTTTGTTCTCAAGGTGGACGACCCGGCCCACCCGCTGACGGCCTGCCTTGCGGGGCAGGCGTTCAAGGTGTTTGATCAGGGCTATGTCCCCGGCCCACCTTACTCGCCGAAGAAGGTGCGCGTCCTCTTGAGCCTCGACCTCACTCAGACGCCTGACCCTGTCGCCGATCCAAAGGCGGCCTGGCTGAAGCCAAGCGTGGAGAAGCTGGAGCAATCCACCGGACGCAGGGAGTACCCCATCAGTTGGGTCAAGTCGTACGGCAAGGGGCGGGTCTTCTACCTTTCGCTGGGCGTACAGAAGGCCCCCTACTCCAACCCGCTCTTCATGCGCTACCTGCTGGGCGGCATCCAGTTCGCCCTGGGTGACCTGCCAGGCGACACCACACCGAGCGAGAAGTGA
- a CDS encoding Gfo/Idh/MocA family oxidoreductase — MGGQVSRREFVRRAALGAGALLLANSRSARTYAANGKLNIALIGVGGRGKWYVDVVPKMENVVALCDVNESKAEAACKLFPDLPKFHDFRVMLDKMGKEMDAVFVATPDFTHAAAAVAAMQAGKHVLCEKPLTRTVYEARVMRDIAQKHKVASQMGNQGSASNSFRRGVELVEEGALGEVTEWYGFNADGGPNIKEPPKEAAPCPEYLKWDLWLGPAQYREFHPRWLGWTVWRDFSNYQLGNWGSHVCFLGWNALKLGSVWAMPPESRPRIRVQAEVSEINKLSFPRWQVIRWKVPAREGFPPLTFTWVNGQGGAAQQAWDKIVDYRGKKFKAWACGGLIVGTKGRMENNAGECWFVPVPGEQEKGEVISGPKKLPPSRGHEGDFFQACRGGIPAWGNFGNTGPYWEFMALGSIATQFPDELEYDPLECKIVNNAEADALLNPPRREGWELPTR, encoded by the coding sequence ATGGGAGGCCAAGTCTCGCGTCGCGAGTTCGTGCGCCGGGCCGCTCTCGGCGCCGGCGCGCTGCTGCTGGCCAACAGCCGCTCCGCGCGGACCTATGCGGCCAATGGCAAGCTGAACATCGCCCTCATCGGCGTGGGCGGGCGCGGCAAGTGGTACGTGGACGTGGTTCCCAAGATGGAGAACGTGGTGGCGCTGTGCGACGTGAACGAGAGCAAGGCCGAGGCGGCCTGCAAGCTCTTTCCCGATCTGCCGAAGTTCCACGACTTCCGCGTCATGCTGGACAAGATGGGCAAGGAGATGGATGCCGTCTTCGTCGCCACGCCTGACTTCACGCACGCCGCCGCCGCCGTGGCCGCGATGCAAGCCGGCAAACACGTCCTGTGCGAGAAGCCGCTGACGCGGACAGTGTATGAAGCTCGCGTGATGCGCGACATAGCCCAGAAGCATAAGGTCGCCAGCCAGATGGGGAACCAGGGCTCCGCCAGCAACTCCTTCCGCCGCGGCGTCGAGCTGGTGGAGGAGGGCGCCCTTGGCGAGGTGACGGAGTGGTACGGCTTCAATGCCGATGGCGGCCCCAACATCAAGGAGCCGCCCAAGGAGGCCGCGCCATGCCCCGAGTACCTGAAGTGGGACCTTTGGCTCGGGCCGGCCCAGTACCGCGAGTTCCATCCGCGGTGGCTCGGCTGGACCGTCTGGCGCGACTTCAGCAACTACCAGCTCGGCAACTGGGGCTCCCACGTCTGCTTCCTCGGCTGGAACGCCCTCAAGCTCGGCTCGGTGTGGGCGATGCCGCCGGAGAGCAGACCACGCATTCGCGTCCAGGCCGAAGTCTCCGAGATCAACAAGCTCTCCTTCCCGCGCTGGCAGGTTATCCGCTGGAAGGTGCCCGCCCGCGAGGGCTTCCCGCCCCTCACCTTCACCTGGGTCAATGGCCAGGGCGGCGCTGCACAACAGGCCTGGGACAAGATCGTGGACTACCGCGGGAAGAAGTTCAAAGCCTGGGCCTGTGGCGGGCTCATCGTCGGCACCAAGGGCAGAATGGAGAACAACGCCGGCGAATGCTGGTTCGTGCCGGTCCCGGGAGAGCAGGAGAAGGGCGAGGTCATCTCCGGCCCCAAGAAGTTGCCCCCTTCGCGCGGCCACGAGGGCGACTTCTTCCAGGCCTGCCGCGGCGGCATCCCGGCCTGGGGCAACTTCGGCAACACCGGCCCCTACTGGGAGTTCATGGCCCTCGGCAGCATCGCTACCCAGTTCCCCGATGAGCTGGAGTACGACCCGCTGGAGTGCAAGATTGTGAACAACGCCGAGGCGGACGCGCTCTTGAACCCGCCCCGCCGGGAAGGCTGGGAGTTGCCCACCCGTTGA
- a CDS encoding Gfo/Idh/MocA family oxidoreductase, translating into MVAQTRRGFLRRAALGGAGLVDLAGSRSARTYAANGKLNIALIGCGGRGKWFVDVMPKMENVVALCDVNESKAEAAYKLFPDLPKFHDFRKMLDEMSKQIDAVIVSTPDHTHAVACVAAMKAGKHAFVEKPMAACPYEARTMRLTAEKMKVSSQMGNQGSASGAFRRGVELVQEGALGEVKEAFVWNSGGGPDTKEAPKEELPVPPYLKWDIWLGPAQDRPFHPKWLAWSGWRDFGTGQLGMWGSHSGYLAFFALQVVDLWHADPATKPRIKVQAEFSGINRLSYPKWELVHFAIPARGGMPPATIHWVNGGGLDSPSRKKIEGLVGRQLDWGDAGEKKWKEFAGSLLVGSKGMILGGGHSATTELLPADQFKDAQKDAPKKLLGSQGPERDWVRAAKGESVTPMSSFSLAGPYMEMMLLANVATLCEGELEYDPLEGKITNNAEADALLRRPYRDGWSL; encoded by the coding sequence ATGGTGGCGCAGACTCGACGCGGTTTCCTCCGCCGCGCGGCCCTGGGTGGAGCGGGACTGGTCGACCTTGCCGGCAGCCGCTCTGCACGCACCTATGCGGCCAATGGCAAGCTGAACATCGCCCTCATCGGCTGCGGCGGGCGTGGGAAGTGGTTTGTGGACGTGATGCCGAAGATGGAGAACGTGGTGGCGCTGTGCGACGTGAACGAGAGCAAGGCCGAGGCCGCCTACAAGCTCTTCCCCGATCTGCCGAAGTTCCACGACTTCCGCAAGATGCTCGACGAGATGAGCAAGCAGATTGACGCGGTGATCGTGTCCACGCCCGACCACACCCACGCCGTCGCCTGCGTGGCCGCGATGAAAGCGGGCAAGCACGCCTTCGTTGAGAAGCCGATGGCCGCCTGCCCCTACGAGGCCCGCACGATGCGCCTGACGGCCGAGAAGATGAAGGTCTCCTCCCAGATGGGCAACCAGGGCTCCGCCAGCGGGGCCTTTCGCCGCGGGGTCGAACTCGTCCAGGAAGGCGCGCTCGGCGAGGTCAAGGAGGCATTCGTCTGGAACTCCGGCGGCGGCCCCGACACCAAGGAAGCGCCCAAGGAAGAACTGCCGGTGCCGCCCTACCTGAAGTGGGACATCTGGCTCGGTCCGGCTCAAGACCGTCCCTTCCACCCCAAGTGGCTTGCCTGGAGCGGGTGGCGGGACTTCGGCACCGGGCAGCTCGGCATGTGGGGCTCGCACAGCGGCTACCTCGCCTTCTTCGCCCTCCAGGTGGTGGACCTCTGGCATGCCGACCCCGCCACCAAGCCCCGCATCAAAGTGCAGGCCGAGTTCTCGGGCATCAACAGGCTCTCCTATCCCAAGTGGGAGCTGGTGCATTTCGCCATTCCCGCGCGCGGCGGCATGCCACCGGCAACGATCCACTGGGTCAACGGCGGCGGACTGGACTCGCCCTCCCGCAAGAAGATCGAGGGGCTTGTGGGCAGGCAGTTGGACTGGGGCGACGCGGGCGAGAAGAAATGGAAGGAGTTCGCCGGCTCTCTCCTTGTCGGCTCCAAGGGAATGATCCTCGGCGGCGGCCACAGCGCCACGACCGAGCTTCTGCCCGCCGACCAGTTCAAGGATGCGCAGAAGGACGCCCCGAAGAAGCTCCTCGGCTCGCAGGGGCCGGAGCGCGACTGGGTGCGGGCCGCCAAGGGCGAGAGCGTAACGCCCATGTCCAGCTTCAGCCTTGCCGGCCCCTACATGGAGATGATGCTCCTCGCCAACGTCGCCACCCTATGCGAAGGGGAGCTTGAGTACGACCCCTTGGAGGGCAAGATCACCAACAACGCGGAGGCCGATGCCCTCTTGCGCCGCCCCTACCGCGACGGCTGGTCGCTGTGA